The Candidatus Amarolinea dominans DNA segment GCACACCGCGCATACCGCGGCCAAAAGCCACCAGCAGAATGGCGAACATCCTCGGTAGGGACACGGGGCTGAAGCCGGGGTCGAACGTGGGTGAGGTGAACAGCCGCCATTGCCACCAGACCAGGGGGAGATAGGGCAAGACGAAACTGGCCAGAGCCAGCAGCGCGCCGCGCCAATGCCGTCGCGTGGACGGCCAACCCAGGGCAAAGAGCACCGCATGCACCGGCAGCAGCAGCACGAACATCACATGCAGATAGAAGCCCAGGCTGGTCAGCGCAATATAAACCAACCAGCGCAGGCGGATGTCCGCGGCCGCGGCGGTCAAGGCCCACAGGAGGGCCAACACGCTGCCCAGCGCCAGCGCCACCACCAGGGCGTACATCTTGCCCTCCTGGCTGTACCACACCAGGTAGGGCGACGTGGCGGTGAGCAGCATCGCCAGGGTGGAGACGCCGGCCGCGCCCGCGTGCGCCGTCGCTGTGGCGCCAAAACGCAGCAGACGCCGCGCCAGCACCCAGGTCAGCGGCACGCTGAGGGTTCCCCAAAGCACAGAAGGGAAGCGCAGGGCGGTCTCGCTCTGGCCGAAGACCTGCAGCCAAGGGCGCAGGAGCAGGAAGAAGAGAGGCCCGTTTTCCCCGGGCTTCGTGAACGTGTCCAGGAGTTGCGCCAACGGGCGCGTGGCAAAGCGCAGGGCGTCCACCTCATCACGCCACAGGCTCTGAAAATCAAGGTGATAGACGCGCAGGGCAAAGGCGAGCAGGATGATGGCCCACAAGAGCCATGGGTGACGGCGGCGACCCTCACCCATGGCCCCTCTCCCGCTGGGAGAGGGGAAAGGGGTGAGGGTGCTCCCGGCTGGCCGGCGACCGGGCGACTGTCAGCGCGGCGGCGGGTTGAGTTGAGCGTGGCGGCCGGTGCATGGCAGCTTACTCGGCCGGCCCGCGCCGCAGCAGGAAGAACAGCCCGGAGCCGAGGCCCAAGATGACGAGAATGCCGCAGCCCAGCCAGACGAAACTGAGCGCCTGGATGAGGGTTTGCGCGAACAGGCCGGCTTCACCCGCGGATGCAACGGGCGGTGTGGGTGTGGCGGGCTGCACGAGGCCATCGGTGGCAGGCGGCCGCGGCAGCGGTGGTGCAACCACGGCGGGCAGCAAGGTCGCAGGTAGAAGGGCAGGTAGAGCGGTGGGTGTCATCACCTCGGTTGGGGGCGGCGGCGTATCGGGACTGGCCGGGGTAGGCGTGTCGGTCAGGGCAGGCAGAGTCGCGGTAAGAGTCGCGGTAACGAAAGCCGTCGGCCCAGGCAGCGTGGGCGTGGGTGTCGGCGGGGTGGCTGCGGGCAGGGGAGTGGCCGTCGGCGTCGGCATCGGTGTATCGGTCACGGCGCCTGGGGTGAACGAGGGTGTCCAGGTCGGGGTGATGGTGGGCGTGGGCGTCGCGGTGGGGTTCGTGGAATTCGATTGAAAAGGCAATGGCGCGGCGCGACCGGCTTCAAGTTGCAGGCCGATCAACAGAGAAGCCAGCACCAGCCACAGCAAGCTGCGCGCACCGTGCGTTGCGGTGGCAGGCGCCTGCAGCCGACGTTCAGCCGCGGACCGCGCCACGAGCGCAGTAAGATGGCGGTAACAATCAAGAAAGAATCGAATCACTATATTCACACATCGGCAAGCCCGCGCTTGGGGCCATGAGTGCAGATGACCATCAGGGCGCCAACGCATAAGCGCGCCACTGCTGCTCGAATTCACGCAGGTCGAGACCCAGACGCTGCATCGTGTCGCTGGGCGACAGACCGTCACCCAGGGCGCGCAGGAGGACGGGAATGCGACCGGGGTCGGTGCTGTTAGCCAGATAAGTGACCACCTGGTAGGACTGGGCCAGCGCCTGCGAGGTGCGTTCGATGCTGCCGTAGCGGAATGGCGGCCACAGGGCACTGATGGGCAAGAACTGCCCCTGGGAGGCGACAGTTCCGAACTGTTCGCTGATGCCTGCGGTCATCGCGTTGTCGGGCACAAGGCGCTGCAGTTGCCAGAAGACCACCCCTTGCAGCAGCACCCAGTTGCCATTGGCGAAGTTGCGCGTGCGCAGGAACAGCCCCGACTTCTCCATGGCCAGGCGCAAACTGATGTCATAGGCGACAGTGTCCACCAGCTCTGCTGGCAGTTGACCGTCGAGGCGCACGCCACTGAGCTGCGGTGACGACAGGTGAAAGCGCCCCTCATCGAAGCGCGCCTGCGTGGGTGGTGCGTCCGCATCGAGGTAAAACTCAAGCTGCGGGCTGGCGCCCACGTTGAAATCGAGATGCGTCCGGCTGTAGAAATCCTCGGCCAGGTCACTGAGGGCCTTGACCAGCGCCTCGTCCTTTTCACGGTAGTGAAAGATCAGGTGTCGGGTTTCGAGGCTCCGCTCCTCGCCCCAATACGCAGTGTCGGGCGCGGTGCGTTTCCAATGGCCCGCAACCAGCCGGTAGAACTGGATGCGTTGATAATCTACCTGGTCGTGCTGATAGCGTACCGTGGCCCACGCGACATCGCCGGTCAGGATGAAGTCTTCCAGGGTCAACGTCGCGCTGACGGCGCTGCTGCTCAGTTGATCCATCTGCGTTTTTTGCAGATTTTGCCAGGCGGCATCGCTGTCATCCTGAAACGTAAGGAAAATCTCTTCATCACCGGCCGCCAGCGCGTTGGCCTCGACGGTGATGACTGCCTGCAGGTCGGCCTGTGCGATCTCACGATTACGCTGGGCCACAGCATAGATCACGCCCAGGCTGATGATCGTGCCGATCAGGGCGCCCAGGCCGAGATAGCGCACGACGCGCGTGGCTTCCCAATGCGTGGTGTGCTGCGAGGCAACCTGGCGCCCCTTTGGCTTTTGCGGGAGAGCCGATGCGGCAGGCGGCGCCGACTCCTGGTCCTCAGGCGGTCGCCAATCGTGCCGGGCCGGGCGGTGGTCGCCATCCCCATGACGCCAGCGCTCGTCTTCAGAATCATGCCAATCGAACTGAATGCTCATGGAGCTACCTATCGTCTGCTATTTTCTTGTGCAACAACAGCACATCGCCGGCCCATACGGTGTGAGTCAGGCCGGCCGCGTCCTGAACGAGCAGAGCGCCGTCGGGATTGACACCTGCCACCGTACCGGTGAGCGTCGTGTCCGGCAGCGTCACCTGCACGGTCTGTCCGTAGTATGCCATCCGCTGCGCCCACGCGGCATAGGGTGAATGTCCTGCTTGCAGGCGTGTGTAATGGTCCTCGATGTGACGCAGGAGCGCCTGCAAGAGCGCCAGCCGGCTGACAGGCTGCCCCAACGCCTGGGAAAGGCTGATGGCGGTCGGCGCCAGTTCGTGGTCGGCCGGCAGCGCCAGGTTGACGTTCAGCCCCAGCCCCACGACCGCGTAGGCGATGCGATCGCCCTCCAACTGAGTTTCGGTCAGCACGCCCGCCAGCTTTTTCCCGTGCAGAAGGAGATCGTTGGGCCACTTCAACTGCACAGGCAGCCCGGTAACCTCTTCCACCGCGGCCGCGGCGCCCAGACCCACGCACATGGTCAAGCGGGGGCCTTGTGGCGCGCCAAGCTTGTGGCGCGCTGAGCGCGGGGCGAAAAAGCATGGAGAGCAACAGGCTGGAGCCAGATGGCGCCTGCCAGACGCGTCCCAGGCGTCCCTTGCCGGCCGTCTGCGCGTCGGTCAGCAGCACGAAGCCATCGCCGGCGCCTTGCTGCGCGGCGATATGCACGAGCGGCTGGGTGGAGGGCACGATGGGCAGGTAGCGCAACGGGTGGCCCAGGCGGCGTGTCGGCAGGGTCAACGGTCGGCCCGCGCGCAGCGCCGTGGTCAAATCATCGGGCAGCGTCTGTAAGTCATGCGTCATGCCCATACGATACATCGGTTCTGCTGCCAGGTCAAGAAAGGTAGCTTCCGCAAACAGCACGGTCTGGTTCTGAGTTGACGCTGCGCGGCATATCTGGTACACTGCAAGCGTATCCAGCGACTTCGGACATCATCCGGCAATCGAGAACCCTGATTTCGGGCACGACAGTCGAGACACGGGTTGGGACGAGAAACCGTTCTGGAAGGTAGCATCACCATGTCAATCCTGTGGGCGCCGTGGCGCATGAGCTACATTCGTAGTCATTCCCAGCAACCGATCGTCGGCTGTATCTTCTGTGACAAGCCCGCCGGTGCGCACGACCGCGACGAGTTGATCTTGTTGCGCGGGCAGTACAACTATTTGATGATGAACCTGTATCCCTATAACAATGGTCATTTGTTGGTTGCCCCCTTCGCCCATCGGCCCAGCATCGAAGATCTGCCCGTGGAGACGCTGACCGAGATGATGGTCATGACCAACCAGGGGTTGGCTGCGCTGCGTCAGGCGCTCAAGCCGCACGGCTTCAACCTGGGCGTCAACCTGGGCGCTGTGGCCGGCGCGGGAGTGGCGGAGCATGTCCACATGCACATCGTGCCGCGCTGGGGTGCGGACACCAACTACATGACGGTGACCGGCCGCACACGCGTCATCCCGGAGGCGCTGGAAACTACCTATGAGCGCTTGCTGGCTGTGCTCGACCCCATGGCGCCACCTGATCCCCGCCGGTGAAGGGCAGGCTCTCCTTTCTTCTGATTTCTGCTAGTTTCTGCTGATTTCTGCTAATTTGCCTTGTGATTTTTCCCCGGATCGTGTAAAATGAATCTATCTCACTGTCTCGCGAGAGGAACACCCGCTTGAAACGATTAGGCATTGCCCTGCTGAGCGCCAGTTGCGGTTTGATCGTTGGCGCTGCCGTTCTCTACCTGTTGACCGCTGTGCTGCCAACAACCCCATGGATCGGTCAACTCACTGCCGGCATCCTCACCCTGGCCATCAGTTTTGGCCTGGCGTTTGCCTTGTCGCGACCAGACGGCAGGCCGGCCGGCAACCTGGTCGCCACCCTGATCGCGCTACCCGTGCTACTTGGCGTCTTCCTGGGCTGCGGGCTTGTATGGGCGATGCTGGCGGTTCTGATCACCGGCAGCTAGGCTGTGCGCCGGCATGCCACCTGCTGGCTCCAAACCTGATCCGGGACGCAGGCATTCAGTGCTCGCAGTTCAACAAAGGCTAATAGAGGCCGAGAGATGGCCGAGAGATATCAGCCGAGAGATATCAGCCGAGAGATATCAGCCGAGAGATATCAGCCGAGAGATATCAATGGAGGTCAGAAATGGACTTTAGGCTCAATGACGAGCAACGCATGATTCGTGATATGGCGCGCGACTTTGCGCGCAAGGAAATTGCGCCGGTTGCGGCCCACCACGATGAGACCGGGGAATTCCCCTACGAGATCGTGAAGAAATTGGGCGCCCTGGGCCTGATGGGCATCGAGGTGCCGGAAGAATACGGCGGCGCCGGGCTGGACACGTTATCCTATGTGTTGGCTATCGAAGAAGTGGCCAAAGCCGATGTCGCCACCAGCACCATCCTGTCGGTCAACAACTCGCTCTATGGCCACGGCTTGCTCAAATTTGGCAGCGAGGCGCAAAAACAGAAATACCTGGCGCCGATTGCCAGCGGACAGGCCATTGGCGCGTACGCGCTCACCGAACCGATGTCCGGTTCGGACGCCGGCAGTATGATCAGTCGTGCGGTGCGCAGTGCGGACGGCAGCCACTACGTCATCAATGGCCGCAAATCGTGGGTCACCAGCGGGCCGGTAGCCGATTATGTGGTGCTCTTTACAATGACCGAGCCGGAGAAGCGCCACAATGGTATTTCGGCGTTCGTCATCGAAACCGACCGGCCCGGCTTCAGCCCGGGCAAGGTAGAACCAAAACTGGGCATTCGGGCCAGCGCCACGTCGGAGTTGATCTTCGAGGATTACCGCTGCCCGGCCGAAAACATGATCGGCCAGCCGGGTCAGGGTTTCCGCATCGCCATGACGGTGCTGGACACTGGGCGCATTGGCATTGCGTCGCAAGCGCTGGGCGTGGCCGAAGCCGCGTACGAGGCCAGTGTGCTCTACGCCCGTGAGCGCCAGGCGTTTGGTCGGGCCATCGGTGAATTTCAGGGCATCCAATGGAAGATTGCCGACATGAAGACCCGCATCGAAGCCAGCCGCCTGCTCATCTACAATGCTGCGCAGGCAAAGATGGCGGCCAAAGAAACCGGCGGACGCTACACGCTGGAGGCGGCCATGGCCAAGTTGCACGCCAGTGAGACGGCCATGTTCGTGACGCATCAGGCCATTCAGATTCACGGTGGGATGGGTTACAGCAAGGAGATGCCGCTGGAGCGCTATTTCCGCGATGCGAAGGTCACTGAGATCTACGAAGGCACCAGCGAAGTGCAACGACTGGTGATTGCCCGCAGCGAACTGGGACTGCGTTGAATCGAAAGTAAACAAAGTAGACAAAGTAAACAAAGTAAACAATGAAAGCGGTTGTATTTTACGAACACGGCGGCCCCGAAGTGCTGCAATACCGGGAGGATATTCCGGTACCTGAAATCGGTGCGGACGATGTACTGGTGAAGGTGCGCTATGCTGCGCTCAATCGGCTGGACAACTTCGTGCGCAGGGGTTGGGCCGGCCTGCAGCTCAAAATGCCGCACATTCTCGGCTCTGACGGCGCCGGTACGCTTGCCGCTCTGGGCGAACGCGTCAGCGGCTGGCAGATCGGTCAGCGGGTGACCTACAATCCCACGCTGTGGTGTGGCAAGTGTGCCTATTGCGTGGCCGGCGAACACCCCTACTGTGACGAGTTTGCGATGCTGGGTGAACATGCGCCCGGCAACTACGCCGAGTACGTGCGCGTACCGGCACGCAATCTGCTGGCCGTGCCGGATGACGCCGATCTGCTGGCGGCGGCCGCGGCGCCGGTGGTTTTCGTCACTGCCTGGCGCATGCTGTTCACCAAGGGCAACCTGCAAGCGGGCGAAAGTGTGCTGATTGTCGGCGCGGGCGGGGGCGTCAACACGGCAGCGGTGCAACTGGCAAAATTTGCCGGCGCCACCGTCTTTGTCATAGCCGGTGATGCCGCCAAGGCCGAGGCCGCGCTGGCCCTGGGCGCCGATTGGGCCATTGATCGCAGCGTGCAGCCCAATTGGGGCAAGGCGGTGTGGGCCAGAAC contains these protein-coding regions:
- a CDS encoding zinc-binding dehydrogenase gives rise to the protein MKAVVFYEHGGPEVLQYREDIPVPEIGADDVLVKVRYAALNRLDNFVRRGWAGLQLKMPHILGSDGAGTLAALGERVSGWQIGQRVTYNPTLWCGKCAYCVAGEHPYCDEFAMLGEHAPGNYAEYVRVPARNLLAVPDDADLLAAAAAPVVFVTAWRMLFTKGNLQAGESVLIVGAGGGVNTAAVQLAKFAGATVFVIAGDAAKAEAALALGADWAIDRSVQPNWGKAVWARTNRRGVNVVVDNVGEPTWLNSLRSLGAGGRLLTVGGTAGYNAVTPINLVFARQLHIIGSTMGSQADFNKVMTLIFAGKIKVAVDEVFPLQAYPAALARMMTDQHFGKLVVEIG
- a CDS encoding HIT domain-containing protein, whose product is MSILWAPWRMSYIRSHSQQPIVGCIFCDKPAGAHDRDELILLRGQYNYLMMNLYPYNNGHLLVAPFAHRPSIEDLPVETLTEMMVMTNQGLAALRQALKPHGFNLGVNLGAVAGAGVAEHVHMHIVPRWGADTNYMTVTGRTRVIPEALETTYERLLAVLDPMAPPDPRR
- a CDS encoding acyl-CoA dehydrogenase → MDFRLNDEQRMIRDMARDFARKEIAPVAAHHDETGEFPYEIVKKLGALGLMGIEVPEEYGGAGLDTLSYVLAIEEVAKADVATSTILSVNNSLYGHGLLKFGSEAQKQKYLAPIASGQAIGAYALTEPMSGSDAGSMISRAVRSADGSHYVINGRKSWVTSGPVADYVVLFTMTEPEKRHNGISAFVIETDRPGFSPGKVEPKLGIRASATSELIFEDYRCPAENMIGQPGQGFRIAMTVLDTGRIGIASQALGVAEAAYEASVLYARERQAFGRAIGEFQGIQWKIADMKTRIEASRLLIYNAAQAKMAAKETGGRYTLEAAMAKLHASETAMFVTHQAIQIHGGMGYSKEMPLERYFRDAKVTEIYEGTSEVQRLVIARSELGLR
- a CDS encoding glycosyltransferase family 39 protein, encoding MGEGRRRHPWLLWAIILLAFALRVYHLDFQSLWRDEVDALRFATRPLAQLLDTFTKPGENGPLFFLLLRPWLQVFGQSETALRFPSVLWGTLSVPLTWVLARRLLRFGATATAHAGAAGVSTLAMLLTATSPYLVWYSQEGKMYALVVALALGSVLALLWALTAAAADIRLRWLVYIALTSLGFYLHVMFVLLLPVHAVLFALGWPSTRRHWRGALLALASFVLPYLPLVWWQWRLFTSPTFDPGFSPVSLPRMFAILLVAFGRGMRGVPTIGLVSVWVFLLLAALLLAGGKPGSWRRPVIILAAWLLVPPLLLFVITLRVPLFNDRYLIYLGPAFYLLSAVGAYLVAQRSRALAAGALLLALSLNLVGVGGQAVTPIKADFRTAAAFVQAQRGPTDVLIFLHPYSRFTFAYYAGWDYAWREAPFTNDRQRVSLDSTGAVLTRLVQGADHVWLIESEAETWDRRAFNRQWLDAHGEPVVTHAVTGVRVTRWALR
- a CDS encoding biotin--[acetyl-CoA-carboxylase] ligase; amino-acid sequence: MTMCVGLGAAAAVEEVTGLPVQLKWPNDLLLHGKKLAGVLTETQLEGDRIAYAVVGLGLNVNLALPADHELAPTAISLSQALGQPVSRLALLQALLRHIEDHYTRLQAGHSPYAAWAQRMAYYGQTVQVTLPDTTLTGTVAGVNPDGALLVQDAAGLTHTVWAGDVLLLHKKIADDR